The segment GAGGAAGCGAGAGGAAACAGCAGTGATTTAAACAATCACTCCCCTGCAGAAAACATCAGGTGAGGTGCTGCTGGTCAAAATCCGAGTACTAATCTTAGAGGCAGCTACTCCTACGCTgtacttagaagaggaaaaatagTTGATCCTTAACACCATACACGTTCTGAAAGTTGTAGTATAAACCGTCTGGAAACGTAAGCTGTGGGCAAACAGTTTGGAGAAGAGAGTCGGATCCCGGGTTTCTTCACTTCGCTGCTCACAACAGGCAGAGTGTAGAAAATTAAGAAGCCTTCTCCCTATAAAACAGGACCGACGAGGATGGGATTCGAACCCACGCGTGCAAAGCACAATGGATTAGCAGTCCATCGCCTTAACCACTCGGCCACCTCGTCCCACGTAGGATGATCCTTTCCACATTCCTATATCTGCCATCTCCTGCGCACCTCCACGTTTACATTCATAATTCCGGTACTCACCCGGAAAAgttcaaaagaagaaacagtaACAAAgagttttttaaatttcctctacaAAGGCTTCAACCGAGAACCGCGTCATCACGCCAGTGATGCACAAGCTCTGCCAGGGTTTTATTCCCCCGCGGTCCGGCGAGCGCACCAAAATTTCAGGATGAGCTAGGGCTGAGGGGGTCTAAATCCAGCTCCCCAGGGAGAGAAACGCGTCCAGGGGTCCCCGGCCGCGCGCCGAGACCGCGGCTAGGTTCAGCGTTTGCAAAGCGCGCGCCGAACCACCACTGCTGCAGTAGCTCCTCCTCTCTCACAGAGGGCGAGCTGGCAAGCGCCTACATGGAGGCAAGCGGATGGTGGGCGGTGCTGCGCGTAGGGCTCGGCTGGCCTCGGCTGGCCTCGGCGGCGCTCGGGAGGCTGCGGTAAATCCGGGCTTGCGGTGGCTGGCAGAGGTTACGGCCCGGTGGTCTCTGCTTCTCGCCGGGATCCCCGAGAGCCATGCAAATGTCCTACGCCATCCGATGCGCCTTCTACCAGCTGCTGCTGGCCGCGCTCATGTTGGTGGCAATGCTGCAGCTGCTCTACCTATCGCTGCTCTCCGGTCTGCACGGCCAGGAGGAGCAAGAACAGTATTTCGAGTTCTTCCCGCCGTCTCCGCGATCCGTAGACCAGGTAAAGTCTCAACTCCGCACCGCACTGGCCTCCGGAGGCGTTCTGGATGCCAGCGGCGATTATCGCGTCTACAGGGGTCTACTGAAGACCACCATGGACCCCAACGATGTCATCTTGGCCACGCATGCCAGCGTAGACAACCTACTGCACCTGTCCGGACTTCTGGAGCGCTGGGAGGGTCCGCTGTCCGTTTCAGTGTTCGCGGCCACCAGAGAAGAGGCGCAGCTGGCCACGGTGCTGGCCTACGCGCTGAGCAGCCACTGCCCCGAGATGCGCGCCAGGGTCGCCATGCACCTCGTGTGCCCCTCGCGTTATGAGGCCGCTGTGCCCGACCCCCGAGAGCCTGGGGAGTTTGCCCTGCTGCGGTCCTGTCAAGAGGTCTTTGACAAGCTAGCCAGGGTGGCCCAACCCGGGATTAATTATGCACTGGGGACCAACATCTCCTATCCCAATAACCTGTTAAGGAATCTGGCTCGAGAAGAAGCCAATTATGCCCTGGTGATCGATGTGGACATGGTGCCTAGCGAAGGGCTGTGGAGAAGCCTAAGGGAAATGTTGGATCAGAGTAACCACTGGGATGGCACAGCCCTGGTGGTGCCTGCGTTTGAAATTCGCCGAGCCCGCCGGATGCCGATGAACAAGAACGAGCTAGTACAGCTCTATCAGGTGGGCGAAGTCCGGCCCTTCTATTATGGGCTATGCACGCCTTGCCATGCGCCCACCAACTACTCCCGCTGGGTCAACCTGCCAGAAGAGAGTTTGCTGAGACCTGCCTACGTGGTGCCCTGGAGGGACCCCTGGGAACCGTTTTACGTGGCTGGAGGAAAGGTGCCCACATTTGATGAACGCTTTCGGCAGTATGGTTTCAATCGAATCAGCCAGGTACTTAAAAAGGAGAGGGCATGTGGGACTGGAACTGGAGGTATGTCAGggatggagtggccattggtgggAAAGAGGCAATGAAGCAAGAAGATGGATGGTGTAGAATTGAGGAGGGTGGAGTGACACTTTAAGGATGATCATTTGGGCCCTGGGGATATCATTAAGttattatgattaaattattatgacctctctctgtctctctccctctcttccctctcctctcctccatctctccagGCTTGTGAACTGCACATGGCAGGGTTTAATTTTGAGGTGCTGAACGAAGGTTTTCTGGTTCATAAGGGATTCAAGGAGGCATTGAAGTTTCACCCCCAAAAGGAGGCTGAAAACCAGCGCAATAAGATTCTTTACCGACAATTCAAACAGGAGTTGAAGGCTAGGTACCCCAACTCTCCCCACCGATGctgagttctttccttccacgGTCTGAGAATTTTCAGCATCTGGCGCTTCAGGCCTGACTGGGGTAAGAACATGCCTCCACTTTACAGAGGTAGCTGTGGTTTTGGAACACTGGACTTGACTATGAGGTGCTGGGAGCAAGTCTCAGCTTTACCACTAACTAGTAGGGTGGCCTTGAGCAAAACCTGTTCCTTCTCTGAGCCTCCATTACCCCGTCTGTAAAAAGGGAGGTGAAAATACCTACCTCACAGAACTGTTGGCTCAGATGAGACGCTGTATGTGAAAACATCCTGTAAACTTCGTACAAATGTGAAGTATTAATATTGCTACAGTGTTATTATTAtgatattgttattattaacaaTGTTGGGTGGATAGCGGCAGAGCAAAAAGTATGAATGGGCTAGAGCTTGAGTATTTAATAAAATGAGCCTTTTGGAAAGATGAAAACATAGAACGTAGTGCTCAGAACTGGCGTAAAATGTAAGCTTCCTCGTTCTCTTCATGCCTGCGCCCTCCACCCTCCGAGCTCCAAGGAGGAAAGGGTCTGTAGGTCCTGGGGGTTAAAAGTCCCAGCTCTGTGCCCTCCTGGAGGTCGGGCTACTCATTTGCCTTCGGATGACAGTGTGTAAATAAACGAGTGTTACACCCACAGCTGGCTCTGTTACTCTCCTAAGCTGAGGGGTGGTGGGCCAGAGTATCGTGTTATATGGCGGTGGACCCAAGGACACAGACCACAATGCTAGGACAGGCTGAAGGCCTGGGACTGTAGGCCAGTTGCTATGGAGACCCGTCCGCCGTTTCCCGGCATGCCTGGACACCAGTAGTTCCATTGTAAGCTCCACAATGGGCGCCTTCTGATGACGTACACGGAAGCGTCGACACCTCCTGGAGAAAGAGGGACCTGCGCAGCTCTCTTCGGGAGACCAACGGCGGAGCGTTCACCTGTGTCCGACAGCTCTCCGGGACCGGAGGCCCCAGTCTCTGCGGTGCGTATGGCCACGCCTAGCGCTGGGTTGGGCTTCCCGGGTCGGAGTCAAAGCAGAGACTTAACCGGCCCGGCTCGTGCTGGCCTGAGAGGAGCCGGCGGTTCTGAGGGTGGATCGGGGTTGGACGGTCCCTTGCGCCTCAGTTTGTTTCCTGTGTTTGTAGGGAGGGGTCCGCTTTCCCTGGAGGTTTGCTCTGGAGGTGCTTATACGTTTGTAAAGAGAAATCTCATGTACATCGCACTTTACCGTGTGCCTCTTCATTCCCAACAATCCTCAGCAATGGTATATATCCCCTATTGTACCCGGGTTAAGGAGGGACGGTTGTGACTTCATTTAACGAAGTCAGGATCAGAGTCAGCTGGAGGAAGGAGATCGTTGAGTTCGCCCTGCGTCTTAGCAAGCATATATACCACGGTGAAAAGGAATTGTTAGTGAAGGGGATCTGAGGCTTGAGAAGGGGAACGGTGAGACTATTTTGGAGATCTGGATTTTAGAGCAGGAGGGAATGCTACTTAAACTCTCCTGCAGCTCCGGCACTATAATTACTTGAATGGGTGTGAAGGAGCGTTGGCACCACTCCAAGTAGGGCTACCAAGAAGTAAAACTCAATTCCTGTACCGCAAAGGTTTGTTAATTTGTGTTTAGAAGTCttgggtcggggttggggatttagctcagtggtagagcgcttgcctaggaagtgcaaggccctgggttcggtccccaactccggaaaaaaaaaaaaaaagaaccaaaaaaaaaaaaaaaaaaaaagaagaagtcttGGGTCATCAAGTGAGCTGGTACTGCACTAGGTGAATAGGACAGATTGCAGCCCCTGTCCTGATGAAACACCCACATTTCACTGGGTGGACGGACATGAGAATGGGAGAACATGGGACAAAAAACCTTCTGGGGGAGGCACGGGGAAGACTTACAGAGCAGCAACCAGAGATGTAGAAATAACACCATTTACACCAGTGTGAACTAGAAGCTTCTACATCCAAGATGGCTTATTCTCTCGGGTGATCTGGCAGCATCAACCTCTCATGTCTCCTTCATTCTGAAAATACCTTCCACCCCAACTTtaggattttttttgggggggggttctttttttcggagctggggaccgaacccagggccttgcgcttcctaggcaagcgctctaccactgagctaaatccccaacccccaactttaGGATTTTCAATCTGCTCTGCAGAGGTTTCTCCCCCTGCCTCCTTTGTTGACCTTGAGAATTCCAGCAAAGACCCCTTGTCACGTTTCTGCCTGAATAGTCAGACTACATTCAGCCTAAACAACTTGCCAAATGGAGGTGGTGGAGCCTAGGTCTAGTGGAAGCTTGCATACCTATGTCCCCGGTCCTTTTCTCACATCTAGGTCTTTGTACTCTGCCGGGAATGTTTCTCTCATGTCAGCCTGGTCCTCACCTAGTCTGTCTCCCTCTGGAAGCTGTCACTGTAGCAGCAAGCTCCAGATCCTGTGTAAACACCTCTCCCATAACACCTT is part of the Rattus norvegicus strain BN/NHsdMcwi chromosome 1, GRCr8, whole genome shotgun sequence genome and harbors:
- the B4gat1 gene encoding beta-1,4-glucuronyltransferase 1; translation: MQMSYAIRCAFYQLLLAALMLVAMLQLLYLSLLSGLHGQEEQEQYFEFFPPSPRSVDQVKSQLRTALASGGVLDASGDYRVYRGLLKTTMDPNDVILATHASVDNLLHLSGLLERWEGPLSVSVFAATREEAQLATVLAYALSSHCPEMRARVAMHLVCPSRYEAAVPDPREPGEFALLRSCQEVFDKLARVAQPGINYALGTNISYPNNLLRNLAREEANYALVIDVDMVPSEGLWRSLREMLDQSNHWDGTALVVPAFEIRRARRMPMNKNELVQLYQVGEVRPFYYGLCTPCHAPTNYSRWVNLPEESLLRPAYVVPWRDPWEPFYVAGGKVPTFDERFRQYGFNRISQACELHMAGFNFEVLNEGFLVHKGFKEALKFHPQKEAENQRNKILYRQFKQELKARYPNSPHRC